From a region of the Falco peregrinus isolate bFalPer1 chromosome 5, bFalPer1.pri, whole genome shotgun sequence genome:
- the LOC114013114 gene encoding uncharacterized protein LOC114013114 isoform X1, whose product MGAIWHVGLVVLVYIWFPKAAAQNLIKNPRDQRTEHTLLINEVNADSPGEDTSEFVELYHTSGQTARLDGYYLVFYNGNGNRAYKVLNLQGKVTNNQGLFLIGSSSVNPAIVIPKNTIQNGPDAIAVYYGKGNYKEGMSVTSYGLVDALVHKTKTTDRADTLVRVLTPGREAFLEDSTFRTVDESIERCHGEDSQWIFQVAMPTPGTDNHCMLTSQLNASAVVISEVLPASSSEEFEFIELQGPHSTLLRDIVLVLIDGRTKDIYFTIDIHGKTSLDGLFLIGPAQSTAPVDLTFPENTSRPVLGAGPSAIALYRGNSSSFVPGKALPVASLLDAFVYTRHEEPNPELLEILTPGRPAYKEKRHPLGGMSMSQCSCCSVTRDSLSYIPSRPTPGKFNDCPSKRFSQTLSFCLHVADCQEWLLKSEDILMALVQALDGSCSCGVSAAHFREPKAVCQDLGLVFTTLLTAKSEDELSSLLLAFKTFLETPRLLSFDRRNITAESSCSKDINVPDLPPGVPSEMPEGTQEPSVQVAKLLINEVNPDNPGGGEDAEYIELFYTGRTCFDLQGYWLVLYNGKNSQAYRVLDLSGHHTDERGYFLVGSSTVRPAPTIRLPPNTIQNGADAVALYYSNSTRYVVNMAVTAEGLVDAVVYTSRKAEKADQLVKVLVPGQSILYENDSHSTEDESLSRCHSLSTKLQSSFQVTVVTPLGENFCSSSSVPVPPAVSISELCLAGSSTPYRFVELEGKPGSSLAGLSLVFFSGKEGKARASVPLKGTIGATGLFVFALDGEHGHDGTNLTFKDISAASEASSAIAVYSTSLIPSGVKATSEHLVDALVYMCEPSTAGGHLDFLGPSYTVPCKADRLMSLSRCTSGNASTELQFAISDPTPGLQNSCPQDTLAVDLHLCLLTPNCSMWTLHHRRMLESLGRALVSSLEEKCSCGVSQLYLQELNLTCVGSLVEVWGQLWARQPEQQQSIKTWHQGFLASPHPFSVDGRVLKTSPECIAPKNAPSVSHSGASFQGWEIALFVLGSFLLIFLLVGLAFYFMKRRPPNYTNIEMNDSGEIAADF is encoded by the exons ATGGGAGCTATCTGGCACGTTGGATTGGTGGTACTTGTCTACATCTGGTTTCCCAAGGCTGCTGCCCAGAATCTCATAAAAAACCCCAGGGACCAGAGAACAGAGCATACCCTTTTAATTAATGAAGTCAATGCTGACAGCCCAGGAGAGGACACTTCAGAGTTTGTGGAGCTCTATCACACCAGTGGTCAAACAGCCCGCTTGGATGGCTACTATCTGGTCTTCTACAATGGCAATGGAAACCGAGCCTACAAAGTTTTGAACCTCCAGGGCAAAGTTACTAACAACCAAGGGCTCTTTCTCATCGGCTCCTCTTCTGTGAACCCTGCTATAGTTATTCCTAAGAACACTATCCAGAATGGCCCTGATGCAATTGCTGTCTACTATGGAAAAGGGAACTACAAGGAAGGCATGAGTGTCACAAGTTATGGACTGGTAGATGCTTTGGTCCATAAGACTAAGACAACAGACAGGGCAGATACACTGGTCAGGGTACTGACCCCTGGCAGAGAAGCTTTCCTGGAGGATTCCACCTTCAGGACCGTGGATGAGTCAATAGAAAGGTGCCATGGAGAAGATTCTCAGTGGATCTTCCAAGTGGCCATGCCCACCCCAGGCACAGACAACCACTGCATGCTGACTTCTCAGCTGAACGCATCTGCTGTCGTGATCAGTGAGGTCCTTCCTGCCTCTTCTTCTGAAGAGTTTGAGTTTATAGAGCTTCAGGGTCCGCACTCCACCCTGCTGAGGGACATTGTTCTGGTGCTAATCGATGGTCGTACCAAAGACATTTATTTCACCATAGACATTCATGGCAAAACCTCACTGGATGGGCTATTCCTGATCGGTCCAGCacaaagcacagccccag TGGATCTGACGTTCCCGGAGAACACCAGCCGTCCTGTCCTCGGGGCTGGCCCCAGTGCCATTGCCCTCTACagaggcaacagcagcagttttgtcCCGGGGAAGGCGCTGCCGGTGGCCAGCCTGCTGGATGCCTTTGTGTATACGAGACACGAGGAGCCGAACCCGGAGCTGCTGGAGATCCTGACCCCTGGCAGACCTGCCTACAAGGAAAAGCG GCACCCGCTGGGAGGTATGTCCATGAgccagtgcagctgctgctctgtgaccCGGGACTCCTTGTCCTACATCCCCAGCAGGCCCACCCCTGGCAAGTTCAATGATTGCCCCAGCAAACGCTTCAGCCAGACTCTCTCCTTCTGCCTCCATGTAGCAG ATTGCCAGGAGTGGCTCCTGAAGTCAGAAGACATCCTGATGGCTCTGGTCCAGGCCCTTGATGGATCCTGCAGCTGTGGAGTCTCTGCTGCCCACTTCAGAG agccaaaGGCAGTCTGCCAGGACCTGGGACTTGTGTTCACTACACTACTGACTGCTAAGTCAGAGGACGAGCTAAGCAGCCTGCTGCTAGCCTTCAAGACCTTCCTAGAGACACCCAGACTTCTGAGTTTTGACAGAAGGAACATCACAGCAGAAAGCTCCTGCTCCAAGGATATTAATGTGCCAGACTTGCCTCCAG GTGTCCCATCAGAGATGCCAGAAGGGACTCAAGAGCCCTCTGTGCAAGTGGCCAAGCTACTCATCAATGAGGTGAACCCAGACAACCCAGGGGGAGGTGAGGATGCAGAGTACATTGAACTCTTCTACACTGGACGGACATGCTTTGACCTCCAGGGATACTGGTTGGTCCTCTACAATGGTAAAAATAGCCAGGCCTACCGGGTGTTGGACCTCTCTGGACACCACACAGATGAGCGGGGTTACTTCTTGGTGGGGAGCAGCACTGTGAGGCCAGCACCCACGATCAGGCTGCCCCCCAACACCATCCAGAATGGGGCGGATGCTGTGGCTCTCTACTACAGCAACAGCACCCGCTACGTGGTGAACATGGCTGTGACCGCAGAGGGGCTGGTGGATGCTGTGGTGTACACATCCCGAAAGGCAGAGAAGGCAGACCAGCTGGTCAAAGTGCTGGTACCAGGGCAGAGCATCTTGTATGAAAATGATTCTCACAGTACTGAGGACGAGTCTCTGAGCCGCTGCCACAGTTTGAGCACAAAACTCCAGAGCAGCTTCCAG GTGACTGTGGTGACGCCGCTGGGGGAaaacttctgcagcagctcctcgGTGCCTGTTCCTCCTGCTGTCAGCATCAGCGAGCTGTGCCTGGCCGGCAGCTCTACCCCCTACCGCTTTGTTGAGCTGGAGGGGaagcctggcagcagcctggcagggctcagcctgGTCTTCTTCTCAGGGAAGGAGGGCAAGGCACGTGCCAGCGTCCCACTGAAGGGCACCATCGGAGCCACGGGGCTGTTTGTGTTTGCACTGGATGGAGAGCATGGGCACG ATGGGACAAACCTGACTTTCAAGGACATCTCTGCTGCTAGTGAAGCTTCCAGCGCTATTGCTGTGTACAGCACCAGCTTGATTCCTAGTGGCGTGAAGGCGACATCAGAGCACTTGGTGGATGCTTTGGTTTACATGTGtgagcccagcacagctggaggacACTTGGACTTCCTTGGACCATCTTACACTGTGCCCTGCAAGGCTGACAG GCTCATGTCCCTGAGCCGTTGCACCAGTGGCAATGCCAGCACAGAACTGCAGTTTGCCATCTCGGACCCTACCCCTGGGCTGCAGAACAGCTGTCCCCAGGACACTTTGGCGGTGGATCTCCACCTCTGCCTCCTGACACCCA ACTGTTCCATGTGGACCCTGCACCACAGGAGGATGCTGGAAAGCTTGGGAAGGGCCTTGGTGAGCTCCCTAGAGGAGAAGTGTTCCTGTGGCGTCTCTCAGCTCTACCTGCAAG agctgaaccTGACCTGTGTGGGCTCCCTGGTGGAGGTCTGGGGCCAGCTGTGGGCTcggcagccagagcagcagcagtccaTCAAGACCTGGCACCAGGGCTTCCTGGCCAGCCCCCATCCTTTCTCCGTGGATGGGAGAGTGCTGAAAACCAGTCCTGAGTGCATCGCCCCAAAAAATGCACCGTCCGTGTCGCACAGCGGTG CTTCCTTCCAGGGCTGGGAAATCGCCTTGTTTGTCCTGGGATCTTTCCTGCTCATCTTCTTGTTGGTTGGCCTGGCATTTTACTTCATGAAAAG aCGTCCCCCAAATTACACCAACATCGAAATGAATGACTCTGGGGAGATTGCAGCAGACTTCTGA
- the LOC114013114 gene encoding uncharacterized protein LOC114013114 isoform X2, with the protein MGAIWHVGLVVLVYIWFPKAAAQNLIKNPRDQRTEHTLLINEVNADSPGEDTSEFVELYHTSGQTARLDGYYLVFYNGNGNRAYKVLNLQGKVTNNQGLFLIGSSSVNPAIVIPKNTIQNGPDAIAVYYGKGNYKEGMSVTSYGLVDALVHKTKTTDRADTLVRVLTPGREAFLEDSTFRTVDESIERCHGEDSQWIFQVAMPTPGTDNHCMLTSQLNASAVVISEVLPASSSEEFEFIELQGPHSTLLRDIVLVLIDGRTKDIYFTIDIHGKTSLDGLFLIGPAQSTAPVDLTFPENTSRPVLGAGPSAIALYRGNSSSFVPGKALPVASLLDAFVYTRHEEPNPELLEILTPGRPAYKEKRHPLGGMSMSQCSCCSVTRDSLSYIPSRPTPGKFNDCPSKRFSQTLSFCLHVADCQEWLLKSEDILMALVQALDGSCSCGVSAAHFREPKAVCQDLGLVFTTLLTAKSEDELSSLLLAFKTFLETPRLLSFDRRNITAESSCSKDINVPDLPPGVPSEMPEGTQEPSVQVAKLLINEVNPDNPGGGEDAEYIELFYTGRTCFDLQGYWLVLYNGKNSQAYRVLDLSGHHTDERGYFLVGSSTVRPAPTIRLPPNTIQNGADAVALYYSNSTRYVVNMAVTAEGLVDAVVYTSRKAEKADQLVKVLVPGQSILYENDSHSTEDESLSRCHSLSTKLQSSFQVTVVTPLGENFCSSSSVPVPPAVSISELCLAGSSTPYRFVELEGKPGSSLAGLSLVFFSGKEGKARASVPLKGTIGATGLFVFALDGEHGHDGTNLTFKDISAASEASSAIAVYSTSLIPSGVKATSEHLVDALVYMCEPSTAGGHLDFLGPSYTVPCKADS; encoded by the exons ATGGGAGCTATCTGGCACGTTGGATTGGTGGTACTTGTCTACATCTGGTTTCCCAAGGCTGCTGCCCAGAATCTCATAAAAAACCCCAGGGACCAGAGAACAGAGCATACCCTTTTAATTAATGAAGTCAATGCTGACAGCCCAGGAGAGGACACTTCAGAGTTTGTGGAGCTCTATCACACCAGTGGTCAAACAGCCCGCTTGGATGGCTACTATCTGGTCTTCTACAATGGCAATGGAAACCGAGCCTACAAAGTTTTGAACCTCCAGGGCAAAGTTACTAACAACCAAGGGCTCTTTCTCATCGGCTCCTCTTCTGTGAACCCTGCTATAGTTATTCCTAAGAACACTATCCAGAATGGCCCTGATGCAATTGCTGTCTACTATGGAAAAGGGAACTACAAGGAAGGCATGAGTGTCACAAGTTATGGACTGGTAGATGCTTTGGTCCATAAGACTAAGACAACAGACAGGGCAGATACACTGGTCAGGGTACTGACCCCTGGCAGAGAAGCTTTCCTGGAGGATTCCACCTTCAGGACCGTGGATGAGTCAATAGAAAGGTGCCATGGAGAAGATTCTCAGTGGATCTTCCAAGTGGCCATGCCCACCCCAGGCACAGACAACCACTGCATGCTGACTTCTCAGCTGAACGCATCTGCTGTCGTGATCAGTGAGGTCCTTCCTGCCTCTTCTTCTGAAGAGTTTGAGTTTATAGAGCTTCAGGGTCCGCACTCCACCCTGCTGAGGGACATTGTTCTGGTGCTAATCGATGGTCGTACCAAAGACATTTATTTCACCATAGACATTCATGGCAAAACCTCACTGGATGGGCTATTCCTGATCGGTCCAGCacaaagcacagccccag TGGATCTGACGTTCCCGGAGAACACCAGCCGTCCTGTCCTCGGGGCTGGCCCCAGTGCCATTGCCCTCTACagaggcaacagcagcagttttgtcCCGGGGAAGGCGCTGCCGGTGGCCAGCCTGCTGGATGCCTTTGTGTATACGAGACACGAGGAGCCGAACCCGGAGCTGCTGGAGATCCTGACCCCTGGCAGACCTGCCTACAAGGAAAAGCG GCACCCGCTGGGAGGTATGTCCATGAgccagtgcagctgctgctctgtgaccCGGGACTCCTTGTCCTACATCCCCAGCAGGCCCACCCCTGGCAAGTTCAATGATTGCCCCAGCAAACGCTTCAGCCAGACTCTCTCCTTCTGCCTCCATGTAGCAG ATTGCCAGGAGTGGCTCCTGAAGTCAGAAGACATCCTGATGGCTCTGGTCCAGGCCCTTGATGGATCCTGCAGCTGTGGAGTCTCTGCTGCCCACTTCAGAG agccaaaGGCAGTCTGCCAGGACCTGGGACTTGTGTTCACTACACTACTGACTGCTAAGTCAGAGGACGAGCTAAGCAGCCTGCTGCTAGCCTTCAAGACCTTCCTAGAGACACCCAGACTTCTGAGTTTTGACAGAAGGAACATCACAGCAGAAAGCTCCTGCTCCAAGGATATTAATGTGCCAGACTTGCCTCCAG GTGTCCCATCAGAGATGCCAGAAGGGACTCAAGAGCCCTCTGTGCAAGTGGCCAAGCTACTCATCAATGAGGTGAACCCAGACAACCCAGGGGGAGGTGAGGATGCAGAGTACATTGAACTCTTCTACACTGGACGGACATGCTTTGACCTCCAGGGATACTGGTTGGTCCTCTACAATGGTAAAAATAGCCAGGCCTACCGGGTGTTGGACCTCTCTGGACACCACACAGATGAGCGGGGTTACTTCTTGGTGGGGAGCAGCACTGTGAGGCCAGCACCCACGATCAGGCTGCCCCCCAACACCATCCAGAATGGGGCGGATGCTGTGGCTCTCTACTACAGCAACAGCACCCGCTACGTGGTGAACATGGCTGTGACCGCAGAGGGGCTGGTGGATGCTGTGGTGTACACATCCCGAAAGGCAGAGAAGGCAGACCAGCTGGTCAAAGTGCTGGTACCAGGGCAGAGCATCTTGTATGAAAATGATTCTCACAGTACTGAGGACGAGTCTCTGAGCCGCTGCCACAGTTTGAGCACAAAACTCCAGAGCAGCTTCCAG GTGACTGTGGTGACGCCGCTGGGGGAaaacttctgcagcagctcctcgGTGCCTGTTCCTCCTGCTGTCAGCATCAGCGAGCTGTGCCTGGCCGGCAGCTCTACCCCCTACCGCTTTGTTGAGCTGGAGGGGaagcctggcagcagcctggcagggctcagcctgGTCTTCTTCTCAGGGAAGGAGGGCAAGGCACGTGCCAGCGTCCCACTGAAGGGCACCATCGGAGCCACGGGGCTGTTTGTGTTTGCACTGGATGGAGAGCATGGGCACG ATGGGACAAACCTGACTTTCAAGGACATCTCTGCTGCTAGTGAAGCTTCCAGCGCTATTGCTGTGTACAGCACCAGCTTGATTCCTAGTGGCGTGAAGGCGACATCAGAGCACTTGGTGGATGCTTTGGTTTACATGTGtgagcccagcacagctggaggacACTTGGACTTCCTTGGACCATCTTACACTGTGCCCTGCAAGGCTGACAG CTGA
- the LOC114013115 gene encoding uncharacterized protein LOC114013115: MGRLDDHAKRRIVELRRAGLSFRKIKKVLELDGIRVTPQAVYLFLKRKSVEPVVAAASWDGEQPWPPLRGHEAEPPKPLGACPTAVPGRGPTGSRALCPAGGQDTKEGIQIVSVASLCQGSGQLGEALPVGLGLPPGNGDDSCTGAPVALGSSSPSGGTAAPPQPLPSRGRLVAPSARNPALMVKKKMIMDRAILQKKVKDASTQTALLNAMSPGNQNLAWGGPVLPPAPSSHAIAEKLDAVQTEIQKLSQALHAVLERQCHLERQQEHQQRLQQEVLMTLQQLSSTVSHGAVPANQPCIPFSSMAEPSPTMPNFSQFKMELI, from the exons ATGGGCCGGCTGGATGACCACGCCAAGAGGAGGATCGTGGAGCTGCGCAGGGCCGGGCTGAGCTTCCGCAAGATCAAGAAGGTGCTGGAGCTGGATGGCATCCGGGTGACACCGCAGGCCGTGTACCTCTTCCTCAAGCGGAAAAGCGTGGAGCCCGTGGTGGCGGCGGCCAGCTGGGatggggagcagccctggccccCACTGCGGGGGCACGAGGCTGAGCCACCCAAGCCGCTGGGTGCCTGCCCCACCGCAGTGCCCGGCAGGGGTCCCACGGGCAGCCGAGCACTCTGCCCCGCTGGCGGCCAGGACACCAAGGAGGGCATCCAGATCGTTAGCGTGGCCTCACTCTGCCAGGGCAGCGGGCAGCTCGGGGAGGCcctgcctgtggggctggggctgccccccgGGAACG GTGATGACAGCTGCACAGGTGCCCCCGtggccctggggagcagctcccctTCGGGGGGCACGGCCGCCCCgccacagcccctgcccagccgaGGGCGGCTGGTCGCACCCTCTGCCAGGAACCCAGCCCTGATGGTGAAGAAGAAGATGATCATGGACAGGGCTATCCTGCAGAAAAAG GTCAAAGATGCCAGCACTCAGACTGCCCTGCTGAACGCCATGAGTCCTGGAAATCAAAACCTTGCTTGGGGCGGACCAGtgcttccccctgctcccagctcccacGCCATTGCTGAAAAGCTGGATGCTGTACAGACAGAGATCCAGAAGCTGAGCCAGGCTCTGCATGCAGTGCTGGAGAGGCAATGCCACCTGGAGCGCCAGCAGGAGCACCAGCAGcggctgcagcaggaggtgctgatgacactgcagcagctcagctccactGTGAGCCACGGTGCTGTGCCAGCAAACCAGCCCTGCATCCCCTTCAGCAGCATGGCCGAGCCCTCGCCCACCATGCCAAACTTCAGCCAGTTCAAGATGGAGCTCATCTGA